One Mycolicibacterium fortuitum subsp. fortuitum genomic window carries:
- the thpD gene encoding ectoine hydroxylase, translating into MPSTERTDRYPTRLDHAIEPIPRQEPVVWGGAADGPLSQHHLDGFSEYGYLVAPETVSEDWLPLLRHELDRIAADLEPDDPRVIREPRGTIRSIFEPHLLSDLVAQVVRLDTVLPVARQLLGGDVYIHQARINLMPGFTGTGFYWHSDFETWHAEDGMPAIRAVSCSIALTENYPYNGSLMVIPGSHQTFYPCVGATPDDNHDTSLVAQSIGVPDQTTLTKAVDQHDIHQFTGPPGTALWFDANLLHGSGSNITPLPRSNVFLVFNSVDNALTDPFAAKRPRPEYLAARSAQAVT; encoded by the coding sequence ATGCCAAGTACTGAACGGACAGACCGTTACCCGACCCGGCTCGACCACGCCATCGAGCCGATCCCGCGCCAGGAGCCGGTGGTGTGGGGCGGCGCCGCCGACGGTCCGCTCAGCCAGCATCATCTGGATGGTTTCTCCGAATACGGGTATCTGGTGGCGCCGGAGACCGTCTCGGAGGACTGGTTGCCGCTGTTACGGCACGAACTCGACCGGATCGCAGCGGATCTGGAGCCGGATGACCCCCGGGTGATCCGCGAGCCGCGTGGCACCATCCGCTCGATCTTCGAACCGCATCTGCTCAGCGACCTGGTTGCCCAGGTGGTCCGGCTCGACACGGTGCTACCGGTCGCCCGGCAGCTGCTGGGCGGCGACGTCTACATCCACCAGGCCCGGATCAACCTCATGCCGGGGTTCACCGGGACCGGGTTCTACTGGCATTCGGACTTCGAGACCTGGCACGCCGAGGACGGCATGCCCGCCATTCGCGCGGTGTCGTGCTCGATCGCCCTGACCGAGAACTATCCGTACAACGGTTCGCTCATGGTGATCCCCGGATCGCACCAAACGTTCTACCCGTGCGTCGGGGCCACACCCGATGACAATCACGACACCTCGCTTGTGGCCCAGAGCATCGGTGTGCCCGATCAGACGACGTTGACCAAGGCCGTCGACCAGCACGACATCCACCAGTTCACCGGTCCGCCCGGCACGGCTCTGTGGTTCGACGCGAATCTGCTGCACGGCTCGGGGTCCAACATCACACCGCTGCCGCGCTCCAACGTCTTCCTGGTGTTCAACTCGGTGGACAACGCGCTGACCGACCCGTTCGCCGCCAAGCGGCCACGGCCCGAATACCTGGCGGCTCGGAGCGCACAGGCCGTCACCTAG
- a CDS encoding ectoine synthase, which produces MIVRTTTEITGTDRDVADGTWRSKRIILAGDGVGFSFHETTIEAGSVNEFHYQHHVEAVWVIEGTGTLTDLETGQQYPLADGTMYLLNNHDRHRVTCDEQLRMLCVFNPPVTGREVHDENGVYPAPQSVA; this is translated from the coding sequence ATGATCGTTCGCACCACAACTGAGATCACCGGAACCGACCGCGATGTGGCCGACGGCACGTGGCGTTCGAAGCGGATCATCCTGGCCGGCGACGGGGTCGGATTCTCGTTCCACGAGACCACGATCGAGGCCGGTTCGGTCAACGAATTCCACTACCAGCATCACGTCGAGGCGGTGTGGGTGATCGAGGGCACCGGCACCCTGACGGATCTGGAGACCGGCCAGCAGTACCCGCTCGCCGACGGCACCATGTATCTGCTCAACAACCATGACCGCCACCGGGTTACGTGTGACGAGCAGCTGCGGATGCTGTGCGTGTTCAACCCTCCGGTGACCGGGCGGGAAGTGCACGACGAGAACGGCGTGTACCCGGCGCCGCAGTCCGTGGCATGA